A genomic stretch from Arachis stenosperma cultivar V10309 chromosome 3, arast.V10309.gnm1.PFL2, whole genome shotgun sequence includes:
- the LOC130966090 gene encoding uncharacterized mitochondrial protein AtMg00860-like produces the protein MEAVCKTVKCEFCAAEVAFVGRVITRDTITIDPSKIKAVVQWKQPMTVTEVRSFLGLAGYYWRFVKGFSQIALPLTHLTRKEVPFEWAEKCEKSFETLKEKLMTAPVLVLPDPREPFEMYYDAYFKGYSSGWG, from the coding sequence ATGGAAGCTGTATGTAAAACTGTCAAGTGTGAGTTTTGTGCGGCAGAAGTGGCATTCGTAGGACGTGTGATCACGCGAGACACTATAACCATAGATCCTTCAAAGATCAAGGCAGTAGTACAATGGAAACAACCCATGACAGTTACGGAGGTTCGTAGTTTTTTGGGGTTGGCAGGATACTATTGGCGGTTTGTTAAAGGCTTTTCGCAGATAGCTTTACCTTTGACTCATCTTACACGGAAGGAAGTTCCTTTTGAATGGGCAGAAAAGTGTGAAAAAAGTTTTGAAACTTTAAAGGAAAAGTTGATGACGGCGCCAGTTTTGGTGTTACCAGACCCACGGGAACCTTTTGAGATGTACTATGATGCTTATTTTAAGGGATATTCTAGTGGCTGGGGATGA